In Pirellulales bacterium, one genomic interval encodes:
- a CDS encoding MFS transporter, translated as ASLGFVIICLDVTVVNVALERIRQALSASATELEWVLNAYTLAFACLLLSAGALGDRLGGRRVFVGGLALFTVASVACGFSSGAATLIVARVAQGIAAALCVPSSLSLLNASFPDPRARAKAVSIWAGTAALALGAGPVVGGALVDCFGWRSIFLINLPIGLIGIWLTLGYAPETIRNAGRRFDLAGQLLAVIALGALMFAVVESGTLGWGNAAVLAGIVCFVVFGVLFVLVEKWQRQPMLPLSLFQIPAVNVSSAIGLSLNFGYYGLMFAMSLFFQSVWGYTPIQTGLAFLPMTAVVTVANLTSGALTARFGYRFPMVAGQVLAAAGLLSLRLIGSNSSYLAITAPLLAIGVGVALAVPSINTAVLENVDARSVGIASGVLNTARQIGGALGVGIFGSLVVGTAGDLVKGLHTSVLVAGVLMTAGVVLTIVGLKPSRANQFYDPA; from the coding sequence CGCCAGCCTCGGCTTCGTGATCATCTGTCTCGACGTGACGGTGGTGAACGTCGCGCTCGAACGCATTCGGCAAGCCTTGTCCGCCAGTGCCACCGAGCTGGAATGGGTGCTCAATGCATACACGCTCGCGTTCGCCTGCCTTCTGCTCAGCGCGGGTGCGCTCGGTGATCGGCTGGGCGGGCGGCGCGTGTTCGTCGGCGGCCTGGCGCTGTTTACCGTGGCGTCGGTCGCGTGCGGCTTCTCAAGCGGGGCGGCCACGCTTATCGTCGCGCGGGTCGCACAGGGGATCGCGGCGGCGTTGTGCGTGCCTTCGTCGCTGTCGCTGCTCAACGCAAGCTTTCCCGACCCACGGGCGCGAGCGAAGGCCGTCAGCATCTGGGCCGGGACGGCCGCGCTGGCGCTCGGCGCCGGTCCTGTCGTGGGCGGCGCGCTGGTCGACTGTTTCGGCTGGCGGAGCATCTTTCTGATCAACTTGCCCATAGGGCTCATCGGCATCTGGCTAACGCTGGGTTATGCGCCCGAGACGATCCGTAATGCAGGGCGTCGCTTCGATCTGGCCGGGCAACTGCTGGCGGTGATTGCGCTTGGCGCGCTGATGTTCGCGGTCGTCGAAAGCGGAACGCTGGGCTGGGGAAATGCGGCTGTGCTGGCGGGTATCGTCTGTTTCGTCGTGTTCGGCGTGCTGTTCGTGCTGGTCGAAAAATGGCAACGGCAGCCGATGCTCCCGCTTTCACTGTTCCAGATACCCGCCGTCAATGTGAGTTCGGCGATAGGGCTCTCGCTCAACTTCGGCTATTACGGCCTGATGTTCGCGATGAGCCTGTTCTTTCAGAGCGTGTGGGGCTATACGCCAATCCAGACGGGCCTGGCTTTCCTGCCGATGACCGCCGTCGTGACGGTGGCCAATCTCACGTCCGGCGCGTTGACCGCACGCTTTGGCTATCGTTTTCCGATGGTGGCCGGCCAGGTGCTCGCGGCGGCCGGCCTTCTATCGCTCCGGCTGATCGGCAGCAATAGCAGTTACCTGGCGATCACGGCCCCGTTGCTCGCGATCGGAGTCGGAGTCGCGCTGGCCGTACCGTCGATCAATACCGCGGTGCTCGAGAATGTCGATGCGCGATCCGTCGGCATCGCGTCGGGTGTGCTGAACACGGCGCGTCAAATTGGAGGCGCGCTCGGCGTGGGTATCTTCGGATCGCTCGTGGTCGGCACGGCCGGCGACCTCGTCAAAGGTCTGCATACGTCCGTCCTGGTGGCGGGGGTTTTGATGACGGCCGGGGTCGTCCTGACGATCGTCGGGTTGAAACCCTCACGCGCCAATCAGTTCTACGACCCGGCATGA
- a CDS encoding DUF3563 family protein: MFILFIYLYPLLKKALERAEYSRRDAYLASAADMGELERRMQETEI; this comes from the coding sequence GTGTTCATCCTGTTCATCTATCTATACCCGTTGTTGAAGAAGGCGCTTGAGCGAGCCGAATACAGTCGTCGCGACGCGTATCTTGCGTCCGCCGCCGACATGGGTGAGCTTGAACGCCGTATGCAGGAGACAGAGATTTGA